A window from Diachasmimorpha longicaudata isolate KC_UGA_2023 chromosome 5, iyDiaLong2, whole genome shotgun sequence encodes these proteins:
- the LOC135162681 gene encoding gamma-tubulin complex component 3, translated as MSAAEAETVSDLIQQMITSMCGEQKPEIIRRFMRFSLGLLSSTQGVEAFRDDEISVINHIKNKLTTRENIYLEKLMNDLKDNPLRNRVGILVFLLHMSQSGERDRFSLHDMRLGLPSPVASTSAQTPSSGSQAHIVALNTPDSSSQGTPLSTSRIFNEDCISEDILVQELIYSFQGIEGRILKLDTTYGFQIGHQAKLNRYHQQAVLRLSELGYLHNAVRRGLERISPKGAGRVSDSLVAALHKELSEYYRLIAMMQEEVNRAQGSIGFEPVTLSHLHLWAYDPLESLKWLASIVRACQEQKGGALASVVYEFSHHGDPRVQKLVKRILESVCEPLYNMLIRWITDGILDDPFQEFFIEARPNVNGDRMWHEKYLVRDAMVPSFISKSQARKILGTGKSINFLREVCKDSTPLHGRDDEIFSDGPGKCNVEAFFDMDPDGPLQTIMEAAYKETSTRVVEILTKEYQLMDHLQGIKGYLLLGQGHFVQHLMHLLEPQLAKPANSLYPHNISSVLETAIRATCTKIEDIDVQRRLDIRMLPPSENETGWDVFMLDYNVDGPIGTILEPCRGTYQAVFFSLWKAKRMEYILSTIWKHEITTAKILRKMPEVLPIQNLIHLITSSMVHLVHQMQYYFLFEVIECSWDVFTNNLKQATSLDDIILAHDNFVDSVKKGTLLDENSQELRDQLRTVYNPILSLQSIEETFLARATVEYEARMKTNKFINVQSEKSKTWGRTTTADADAIERMNAFSKYLTTLSKQLKVLSKTYQDQVKKFLLMLASTEDVSLQLLSVRLDFNEHYKSKDSSLLAPLMYQHRRQSDHSFLVSK; from the exons ATGAGTGCAGCAGAAGCCGAAACGGTCAGCGACTTGATTCAACAAATGATAACGTCCATGTGTGGAGAACAAAAACCAG aGATAATAAGACGATTCATGCGGTTCTCCCTGGGCCTCTTATCATCGACTCAGGGCGTTGAGGCATTTCGTGATGACGAGATATCCGTAATCaatcatataaaaaataaacttactacaagggaaaatatttaccttgaaaaattaatgaatgatcTGAAAGACAATCCCCTGAGAAATCGAGTTGGAATCCTGGTATTTCTCCTGCACATGAGCCAGTCAGGAGAGCGCGACAGATTTTCCTTACACGATATGCGATTGGGATTGCCTTCACCGGTGGCATCAACGAGTGCTCAGACCCCTTCATCAGGATCTCAAGCACACATAGTCGCTCTCAACACACCAGATTCAAGCAGTCAGGGAACGCCACTGAGCACCAGCAGGATATTCAATGAGGACTGCATATCCGAAGATATTCTTGTTCAGGAGCTCATCTACTCATTCCAGGGCATTGAGGGGAGAATATTAAAGCTGGATACAACGTATGGTTTTCAAATAGGCCATCAAGCGAAGCTCAATCGCTATCACCAACAGGCAGTTCTTCGTCTCAGCGAACTCGGTTACCTGCACAACGCTGTTCGTCGTGGCCTCGAAAGGATCTCCCCAAAAGGAGCTGGGAGAGTGTCAGACAGCCTCGTCGCTGCCTTACATAAAGAATTGTCTGAATACTATCGATTGATAGCGATGATGCAGGAAGAAGTCAACAGAGCACAGGGATCCATAGGCTTCGAACCAGTTACCTTGTCCCATCTTCACCTGTGGGCGTACGATCCTCTGGAAAGTCTGAAATGGCTAGCCAGTATTGTTCGCGCTTGTCAAGAGCAGAAAGGAGGGGCCCTAGCATCAGTTGTCTACGAATTCAGTCATCACGGGGATCCAAGAGTCCAAAAGCTCGTTAAAAGAATTCTGGAAAGTGTTTGTGAGCCGCTCTACAACATGCTGATTCGATGGATCACTGATGGCATTTTGGATGATccatttcaagaatttttcattgaggcCCGTCCTAACGTAAATGGTGACAGAATGTGGCATGAGAAGTATCTAGTCAGAGATGCCATGGTCCCCAGTTTCATCAGCAAGTCACAGGCAAGGAAGATCCTTGGAACAGGAAAGAGTATTAACTTTCTCAGAGAAGTGTGCAAAGATTCAACGCCTCTTCATGGAAGGGATGACGAAATATTCAGCGATGGCCCAGGAAAGTGTAATGTCGAGGCTTTCTTTGATATGGATCCGGACGGGCCCTTGCAAACTATCATGGAAGCTGCGTACAAGGAGACGTCCACCAGAGTTGTTGAGATACTTACAAAGGAGTATCAACTGATGGATCATCTGCAAGGTATCAAAGGGTATTTGCTGCTGGGCCAGGGCCATTTTGTTCAACATCTCATGCATTTGTTGGAGCCTCAGTTGGCGAAACCAGCGAATTCCTTGTATCCACATAATATTTCGTCGGTGTTGGAGACTGCTATAAGGGCGACTTGCACGAAAATCGAGGATATCGATGTCCAAAGAAGGCTGGACATCAGAATGCTACCTCCATCGGAGAATGAAACTGGGTGGGATGTCTTCATGCTGGATTACAATGTGGATGGACCCATTGGAACG ATACTGGAGCCATGTAGAGGAACGTACCAGGCGGTATTCTTTTCGCTGTGGAAAGCAAAGCGAATGGAATACATTCTTTCAACGATTTGGAAGCATGAGATTACAACAGCTAAAATTTTGCGAAAAATGCCAGAGGTCTTGCCAATCCAAAATCTCATTCATCTGATAACAAGTTCAATGGTGCACTTAGTTCACCAAATGCAATATTATTTTCTGTTCGAAGTAATTGAGTGCTCATGGGATGTTTTTACAAATAATCTGAAACAAGCGACATCATTGGACGATATCATTTTGGCTCATGACAATTTCGTTGATTCGGTTAAGAAAGGAACACTTTTGGATGAAAATTCTCAGGAATTGAGAGATCAGTTGCGTACAGTTTACAATCCAATTTTGAGTCTCCAGAGTATTGAAGAAACATTTTTAGCGCGGGCTACAGTCGAGTATGAGGCTAGGATGAAgacaaataaattcatcaatgtTCAGAGCGAAAAGAGTAAAACTTGGGGTAGAACGACTACTGCGGATGCCGATGCCATCGAGAGAATGAACGCATTCTCTAAATATCTTACAACTCTGTCGAAACAGTTGAAGGTATTGTCGAAAACTTATCAGGATCAAGTGAAGAAATTCCTCTTGATGCTGGCGTCGACTGAGGATGTATCTTTGCAACTCTTGAGTGTGCGATTAGACTTCAATGAACATTACAAGAGCAAAGACAGTAGTTTATTGGCGCCATTGATGTACCAACATCGTCGGCAAAGTGATCACTCTTTCCTCGTGAGTAAGTGA
- the LOC135162631 gene encoding uncharacterized protein LOC135162631 yields MYSTPRPPPDATRRRSPLGFGQRGDLNDSLIDLDDNIECVNQPDSSTHVANVEAPRGYRFKLPVFSKSQPQLWFYQADSVFEAYRVTGDVDKFHLVVSHLSPDVLQEIPDILENPPATDKYKYLKQELLKRITDSPDRQLEKALSEVQLGSQKPSQLLRQLQLLAGNRATEDTLRVKWLSLLPADVRRILKITKTLPLKDLAVAADDLLEESSRTTVMAVSSHARLPIQQHTSSVASELTELRQAMTQLITLNQSMAKSIERLGHAVNRGRSRSRHPSTSRPNSPAPGGMCMYHARFGDEARKCHKPCNFVSSTYGQLSSRGN; encoded by the coding sequence ATGTACAGCACGCCACGACCACCTCCGGATGCTACGAGACGACGCAGTCCCTTGGGTTTCGGACAGAGAGGCGACCTCAACGATTCGTTGATCGACCTCGACGACAACATCGAGTGCGTCAATCAACCTGATTCTTCGACACACGTGGCCAACGTTGAAGCACCACGCGGGTACCGCTTCAAATTGCCAGTTTTTAGTAAGAGTCAGCCACAACTTTGGTTCTATCAGGCTGACTCCGTCTTCGAGGCCTACCGTGTTACGGGTGACGTCGACAAATTCCACCTCGTGGTAAGCCACCTCAGCCCAGACGTCCTGCAGGAGATTCCTGACATCCTGGAAAATCCCCCAGCAACAGATAAGTACAAATACCTCAAACAAGAGCTTCTGAAACGGATCACCGACTCTCCCGACCGACAGCTAGAAAAGGCCCTGTCAGAGGTACAGCTGGGGAGTCAGAAGCCCTCACAGTTACTCCGTCAGCTACAATTGCTGGCTGGCAACAGAGCCACAGAGGACACTCTACGGGTCAAATGGCTGTCACTGTTGCCTGCTGACGTGAGGAGGATCCTCAAAATCACCAAGACGTTGCCATTGAAGGACCTGGCCGTCGCCGCTGACGATCTGCTGGAGGAGTCCTCGAGAACAACCGTCATGGCTGTTTCCAGCCATGCGAGGCTACCCATCCAGCAACACACGAGCTCAGTGGCCTCAGAGCTTACTGAGCTGCGACAAGCGATGACCCAGCTGATCACCCTGAACCAGAGCATGGCCAAGTCCATCGAGAGGCTAGGTCATGCCGTCAACAGAGGCAGGTCCAGGTCACGTCACCCCTCTACTTCGCGACCAAACTCGCCAGCTCCAGGAGGTATGTGCATGTACCACGCAAGGTTTGGAGATGAGGCACGTAAGTGTCACAAACCTTGTAACTTCGTTTCCTCCACCTATGGTCAACTATCGAGCCGGGGAAACTAA